A single window of Sphaerodactylus townsendi isolate TG3544 linkage group LG05, MPM_Stown_v2.3, whole genome shotgun sequence DNA harbors:
- the LOC125432447 gene encoding trace amine-associated receptor 4-like translates to MLGNCSSSNCTLGSQGFAGSVGKLVLMVFLIVAISLGNTVILLVFLHARNFRSPQGYLKASLALADLSIGVIVVPYSVYREVNKLLYGMKQETGESKELICYIIGPLFAVSTFVSITTIFLLSVERSIAVLKPLHKRAVVTKRRTAWLTLITWALSLLLAVIPMIVSPDITFQYNSCSSLCNYVLPTDKPPQPHWNIMLLYPVFDFSLLGSTLIINLVTFAALHQYCKTRKQLGGDSQRGTQLSFSEINAAKTIGVLTFAFAASFSPIAVFVVGSVVGFEWCHFSFYAFWILTSNSCWNVAIYSAWDPKFRQGVKELFGKRVLKSTSQGPSHSVEVDSTSAACVVAPKEMFHPDGT, encoded by the coding sequence ATGTTGGGCAACTGCAGCAGCTCCAATTGCACGCTCGGCAGCCAGGGCTTTGCTGGGAGTGTGGGCAAGCTGGTCCTCATGGTCTTCCTGATTGTTGCCATCAGCCTGGGCAACACGGTGATCCTCCTGGTTTTTCTTCATGCGAGGAATTTCCGAAGCCCCCAAGGTTACCTGAAAGCTTCTTTAGCCCTGGCTGACCTCAGCATAGGGGTCATTGTAGTGCCCTACTCTGTCTACAGGGAGGTGAACAAGCTGCTTTATGGGATGAAGCAAGAGACGGGTGAGTCTAAGGAGCTGATCTGCTACATCATTGGGCCCCTCTTTGCAGTCTCTACCTTTGTCTCCATCACCACAATCTTCCTGCTGTCTGTGGAGAGGAGCATAGCAGTGCTGAAACCCTTGCATAAGAGAGCAGTGGTCACCAAGCGCCGGACTGCTTGGCTGACCCTCATCACCTGGGCCTTGAGTTTACTGTTGGCAGTGATCCCCATGATTGTCTCCCCAGATATTACCTTCCAGTACAATTCCTGCAGCAGTTTGTGCAACTATGTGCTCCCGACAGACAAGCCACCTCAACCCCACTGGAATATTATGCTGCTGTATCCAGTCTTTGACTTCTCCCTCTTGGGTAGCACCTTAATCATCAACTTGGTCACCTTTGCTGCTCTCCACCAGTACTGCAAGACCCGGAAACAGCTAGGAGGAGACTCACAGAGAGGCACCCAGCTCTCCTTCTCAGAAATTAATGCAGCCAAGACCATTGGCGTCTTGACCTTTGCTTTTGCAGCATCCTTCAGTCCCATTGCTGTATTTGTGGTGGGTTCTGTGGTGGGTTTCGAGTGGTGCCATTTCTCCTTCTATGCCTTCTGGATCCTCACATCCAACAGTTGCTGGAATGTGGCCATCTATAGCGCCTGGGACCCCAAGTTCCGTCAGGGGGTTAAGGAGTTGTTCGGCAAGAGAGTGCTGAAATCTACCTCCCAGGGCCCCAGTCATTCAGTGGAGGTGGACAGTACTTCTGCAGCCTGTGTGGTAGCACCCAAGGAGATGTTCCATCCAGATGGTACTTGA